A window of the Bacteroides thetaiotaomicron VPI-5482 genome harbors these coding sequences:
- a CDS encoding arylsulfatase, producing MKRIDYTFMLTLGASIGACPVLAQQNVSKPNIVLILLDDVGYSDFGCYGSEINTPNIDRLAENGIRLRHFYNQARSAPTRASLITGLYPHQVGNGALGKVPGYPAYQGYPNENNVFLPEALKTAGYFNVMTGKWHLGYFQGVTPISRGFDRSLNAPFGGYYFSSDKSLKKNKKERTNQRNLYLNDEEIGFDDDRLPENWYSTHLWTDFGLKFIDEAIEEKQPFFWYLAHNAAHFPLQAPVETINKYKGKYMKGWEDVRNARFKKQLELGLFERPDQLTPRNPKVPEWDSLTQEEKERYDMQMAIYAAVIEEVDRSIGRVVEHLKEKGVLDNTLIILLSDNGGNGEPGIEGRFAGKNPGSAGSTVFLGAAWADVANAPFFLYKHHGHEGGCNTPFIVSYPNGIDKSLNGTIQKDNYGHIVDIMPTLVKLTGATYPSSRGGHKVPPMEGISLLPLLKGEPVKQTKPTIVEHEGNKMLRDGEWKIVQEYKEPKWRLYNLKNDPTEMRNLADREPEILNRMIHDYQKMADHIGVESEIEFKVGKWYTPVEEYLK from the coding sequence ATGAAAAGAATAGATTATACTTTTATGTTGACCCTTGGTGCGTCAATAGGTGCTTGTCCTGTATTGGCCCAGCAGAATGTATCAAAACCTAATATTGTCCTTATATTATTGGATGATGTCGGATATTCCGATTTCGGATGTTATGGTTCGGAAATAAATACTCCTAATATAGATCGGCTTGCTGAAAATGGTATTAGACTACGTCATTTTTATAACCAGGCTCGGAGTGCGCCAACCAGGGCTTCGTTGATTACTGGTTTATATCCTCATCAAGTTGGGAATGGTGCTTTAGGGAAAGTTCCGGGTTATCCGGCATATCAGGGATATCCAAATGAGAATAATGTTTTCTTGCCTGAAGCATTGAAAACAGCTGGATATTTTAATGTCATGACAGGTAAATGGCATTTAGGATATTTTCAAGGTGTTACTCCAATAAGCAGAGGATTTGACCGTTCACTGAACGCTCCGTTTGGCGGCTATTATTTTTCTTCTGACAAATCATTGAAGAAGAATAAAAAAGAAAGAACCAACCAACGAAATCTTTATTTGAATGATGAAGAAATTGGATTCGATGATGATCGTTTACCTGAAAATTGGTATTCTACTCATTTGTGGACAGATTTTGGATTAAAGTTTATTGATGAAGCTATTGAAGAAAAACAGCCCTTCTTTTGGTATCTGGCACATAATGCTGCACATTTTCCCTTGCAGGCTCCTGTAGAAACCATCAATAAATATAAGGGAAAATATATGAAGGGATGGGAAGATGTGCGTAATGCACGATTCAAAAAGCAATTAGAATTAGGGTTATTCGAGCGTCCTGACCAGTTAACACCTCGTAATCCCAAGGTTCCGGAATGGGATTCACTGACTCAGGAAGAAAAGGAGCGCTATGACATGCAGATGGCTATTTATGCAGCTGTTATTGAGGAAGTAGATCGGAGTATCGGGCGTGTGGTAGAACATTTAAAAGAAAAAGGTGTGCTGGATAATACCCTGATTATCCTCCTTTCGGACAATGGTGGAAATGGAGAACCGGGCATAGAAGGACGCTTTGCTGGAAAGAATCCCGGTTCAGCGGGGAGTACAGTTTTTCTGGGTGCTGCCTGGGCAGACGTTGCTAATGCACCATTCTTCTTGTACAAACATCACGGTCATGAAGGAGGTTGCAACACACCGTTTATTGTTTCCTATCCGAATGGAATTGATAAAAGTCTGAACGGCACTATTCAAAAAGACAATTACGGACATATAGTAGATATCATGCCTACTTTGGTGAAACTTACAGGCGCTACTTATCCCTCTTCGCGTGGCGGCCATAAAGTACCTCCAATGGAAGGTATATCCTTACTGCCTTTATTAAAGGGAGAACCGGTAAAGCAAACCAAACCGACCATTGTGGAACACGAAGGCAACAAAATGCTGCGTGACGGAGAATGGAAAATAGTGCAGGAATATAAAGAGCCGAAATGGAGGCTATACAACTTGAAGAATGATCCTACTGAAATGCGGAATCTCGCAGATAGGGAGCCTGAAATACTGAACCGAATGATTCATGATTACCAAAAAATGGCAGATCATATCGGAGTAGAAAGTGAGATCGAATTCAAGGTTGGCAAATGGTATACTCCTGTAGAAGAATATCTCAAATAA
- a CDS encoding arylsulfatase, with protein sequence MILADDMGYSDIGCYGSEIETPHIDSLALQGIRLTQFYNTSRSCPTRASLMTGLYQHQAGIGWMSEDPFKNVDKDPKDWGVAEYRGALNRNCVTIAEVLKSSGYHTYMTGKWHLGMHGMEKWPLQRGFERFYGILAGACSYLRPEGERGLVLDNEKLPAPEAPYYTTDAFTDYAVNFINEQKDNTPFFLYLAYNAPHWPLQAKEADIEKYYELYRTKGWDQIRKERHKRMADLGIIDSEIGFAEWENRQWEELSEAEKDHTAYRMAVYAAQVHCMDYNIGKLIESLKKSGKLDNTLIFFMSDNGACAEPHNELGGGKQKDINNPAVSGHPSYGKAWAQTSNTPFRKYKQRAYEGGISTPLIITWKNRLKGFENTWCHVPGYLPDIMPTILNVTGATYPSTFHNGNKIHPLVGTDLMPAIKGKVSSIHEYMYWEHQGNRAVRWKNWKAVWDQEGKVWELYDIGKDRVEACDLSAVHPDILKQLSDKWAVWAAETKVLIPFPNNKK encoded by the coding sequence ATGATATTGGCAGATGATATGGGTTATTCCGATATCGGATGTTATGGTAGCGAGATAGAAACCCCGCATATTGATAGTTTGGCGTTACAGGGAATCCGGCTGACTCAATTTTATAATACTTCTCGTTCCTGCCCAACCCGGGCAAGTCTTATGACTGGTTTGTATCAACATCAAGCTGGGATAGGATGGATGTCAGAAGATCCTTTTAAAAATGTCGATAAAGATCCGAAAGACTGGGGTGTTGCTGAATATAGGGGGGCTTTGAACCGTAATTGTGTGACTATTGCCGAAGTTCTTAAAAGTTCAGGTTACCATACCTATATGACGGGCAAATGGCATTTAGGGATGCATGGCATGGAAAAATGGCCTTTGCAGCGTGGTTTTGAACGTTTTTATGGTATATTGGCAGGGGCTTGCAGTTATCTGAGGCCAGAAGGTGAAAGAGGATTGGTCCTAGACAACGAAAAGTTACCTGCACCCGAGGCACCTTATTATACTACCGATGCGTTTACAGACTATGCCGTTAATTTTATAAATGAACAAAAAGATAATACTCCCTTTTTCTTATATTTAGCATATAATGCTCCGCATTGGCCTTTACAAGCTAAAGAAGCAGATATAGAGAAATATTATGAACTGTATCGTACGAAAGGCTGGGACCAGATTCGTAAAGAACGCCATAAACGTATGGCCGATTTAGGAATAATCGACTCAGAGATCGGTTTTGCTGAATGGGAGAATCGTCAGTGGGAAGAGCTCTCTGAAGCAGAAAAAGATCATACAGCTTATAGAATGGCTGTTTATGCTGCACAAGTGCATTGTATGGATTATAACATAGGAAAACTGATTGAGAGCCTGAAAAAGAGTGGAAAGTTGGATAATACTTTGATCTTTTTCATGTCTGATAACGGGGCATGTGCCGAACCGCATAATGAACTTGGTGGTGGCAAGCAAAAAGATATCAATAATCCGGCGGTAAGCGGCCATCCTTCGTATGGCAAAGCTTGGGCTCAGACCTCAAATACTCCATTCAGAAAGTACAAACAACGTGCATACGAAGGGGGAATATCTACTCCGTTGATAATTACATGGAAAAATCGTTTGAAAGGTTTTGAAAATACATGGTGCCACGTTCCCGGATATCTTCCGGATATCATGCCGACCATACTGAATGTAACTGGTGCCACATATCCTTCTACCTTTCACAATGGTAATAAGATACATCCTTTAGTGGGCACTGATCTTATGCCGGCTATAAAAGGAAAAGTTTCTTCCATTCATGAATATATGTATTGGGAACATCAGGGTAATAGAGCTGTCCGTTGGAAAAACTGGAAAGCGGTATGGGATCAGGAAGGAAAAGTTTGGGAATTATATGATATCGGGAAAGACCGCGTGGAGGCTTGTGATTTGTCAGCCGTTCATCCGGATATCCTTAAACAGTTATCGGACAAATGGGCCGTATGGGCAGCTGAGACAAAAGTTTTAATTCCATTTCCTAATAATAAAAAATAA
- a CDS encoding glycoside hydrolase family 43 protein: MKTLIQFLLATFTILACVCCKTAKEEKTDDKLNEITFADPTIFVENGKYYLTGTRNREPNGFAIFESTDLKEWKTANGDTLQLILRKGDSAYGERGFWAPQLFKEGNRYYLTYTANEHTALASSNSVYGPFRQDSIRPIDETAKNIDSFLFKDSDGKYYLYHVRFNKGNYLWVAEFDLQKGCIKPETLKKCFDNTEAWERTPNYKSAPVMEGPTVVKLDDLYYLFYSANHFKNIDYAVGYATSTSPYGPWKKHANNPIIHRSIVHENGSGHGDLFKGLDGRYYYVYHVHHSDSIVQPRKTRIVPLILKKENDVYSITIDKENVIKPMWK; this comes from the coding sequence ATGAAAACACTCATCCAATTTTTATTGGCGACATTCACCATTTTAGCTTGTGTATGTTGCAAGACTGCAAAAGAAGAAAAAACAGACGATAAATTGAATGAAATTACCTTTGCAGATCCGACTATATTTGTAGAAAATGGCAAGTATTATCTCACAGGTACGCGCAATAGAGAACCTAATGGATTTGCTATATTCGAATCTACAGATTTGAAGGAATGGAAGACTGCTAATGGAGATACTCTTCAGTTGATACTACGCAAGGGAGATTCCGCTTATGGTGAAAGAGGATTCTGGGCTCCGCAATTATTTAAGGAAGGAAATAGGTATTATCTGACATATACGGCTAATGAACATACTGCACTGGCATCCTCCAACTCTGTATATGGTCCATTCAGACAAGACTCCATACGTCCTATTGACGAGACGGCCAAAAATATCGATTCATTTTTATTCAAAGATTCAGATGGAAAGTACTACTTGTATCATGTACGTTTCAACAAAGGAAATTATCTGTGGGTAGCTGAATTTGACTTGCAGAAAGGCTGTATTAAGCCCGAAACTCTGAAAAAGTGTTTCGATAATACGGAGGCATGGGAAAGAACGCCTAATTATAAATCGGCACCAGTAATGGAAGGTCCTACTGTTGTCAAACTCGATGATTTATATTATTTGTTCTATTCTGCCAATCATTTCAAGAATATAGATTATGCTGTGGGATATGCTACGTCTACGTCTCCTTACGGTCCGTGGAAGAAGCATGCAAACAATCCTATTATTCACCGAAGCATCGTCCACGAAAACGGCTCCGGACATGGGGATTTGTTTAAAGGTTTGGACGGAAGATATTACTATGTATATCATGTTCATCATTCAGATTCAATTGTGCAGCCGCGTAAGACACGCATTGTTCCGTTAATCTTAAAAAAGGAAAATGACGTATATAGTATAACGATTGATAAAGAAAATGTTATCAAGCCAATGTGGAAATAA